A single window of Qipengyuania sediminis DNA harbors:
- the pgeF gene encoding peptidoglycan editing factor PgeF has protein sequence MTLRARNLAGLPHAFSTREPLEPAEILPGAQLVLARQIHSPVTVTVSGSWPGAPPAADALVTATPGLLIGIVTADCAPVLLADHAAGVVGAAHAGWRGAAGGVIANTVAAMEALGARRSRIAAAIGPAIAQESYEVDAAMRDHFAPEADRFFASGTSGRWQFDLPGFVAAALATEGVDTIADLAEDTYAQPERFFSYRRASHRREPTGGRQTSVIGCG, from the coding sequence GTGACCCTGCGCGCTCGCAATCTCGCCGGTTTGCCGCACGCGTTCTCCACGCGCGAGCCACTCGAGCCAGCAGAGATTCTGCCCGGGGCGCAGCTGGTGCTGGCCAGGCAGATCCACTCCCCTGTCACGGTAACAGTGAGCGGTTCCTGGCCAGGCGCTCCCCCCGCGGCCGATGCTCTGGTGACCGCGACACCCGGTCTGCTGATCGGAATCGTCACCGCCGACTGCGCGCCCGTTCTGCTCGCGGACCATGCGGCGGGGGTGGTGGGCGCTGCCCATGCCGGCTGGCGCGGCGCGGCGGGCGGGGTCATCGCGAACACCGTCGCGGCGATGGAGGCCCTGGGCGCGCGCAGGAGCCGCATCGCCGCCGCCATCGGCCCGGCGATCGCGCAGGAAAGCTACGAAGTGGATGCCGCCATGCGCGACCATTTCGCTCCTGAGGCCGATCGCTTCTTTGCCTCCGGAACTTCGGGGCGCTGGCAGTTCGACCTTCCGGGCTTCGTCGCTGCCGCCCTCGCAACGGAGGGGGTAGACACGATCGCGGACCTTGCCGAAGATACCTACGCTCAGCCCGAACGCTTCTTCTCCTACCGGCGCGCAAGCCACCGCCGCGAGCCGACCGGGGGGCGGCAAACCAGCGTCATCGGCTGCGGATGA
- a CDS encoding cytochrome c1: MRQLLTPRVIGVLVGLFFVVAALWGLIQGIGAVVGQGYLKEKTVEHEFHLYPANHDFAFDGPFGKWDTRQLQRGLKVYDEVCAACHSLKYVAFRDLAALGLTEGQIKAYAAKKVVPGIDPVTGETTTRPGLPTDYFPSPYPNAIAAAAANNNAIPPDLSLMTKARNDGTNYVASLLMGYRSQQGYKNEEGKELLKEFPEAKTGPGLYFNPYFHSLNLAMAPPLTTEGQVTFDDGTRATIPQMSKDVAAFLTWTAEPNLVKRRQTGWAVLVFLLFATVLAYLSKEQIWSAVKPKKKRDA, translated from the coding sequence ATGCGTCAATTGCTCACTCCCCGCGTTATCGGCGTCCTCGTCGGGCTGTTCTTCGTCGTCGCCGCGTTGTGGGGCCTCATCCAGGGCATCGGCGCGGTGGTCGGCCAGGGGTACCTCAAGGAAAAGACGGTGGAGCACGAGTTTCACCTTTATCCCGCCAATCACGATTTTGCCTTCGACGGGCCCTTCGGCAAATGGGATACGCGTCAGCTTCAGCGCGGCCTCAAGGTCTATGATGAGGTCTGCGCCGCTTGCCACAGCCTCAAATATGTCGCCTTCCGCGATCTCGCCGCGCTTGGCCTCACCGAAGGGCAGATCAAGGCCTATGCCGCAAAGAAGGTGGTCCCGGGTATCGATCCGGTGACGGGCGAGACGACCACTCGCCCGGGCCTTCCCACCGATTACTTCCCCTCGCCTTACCCCAATGCGATCGCGGCGGCGGCGGCGAATAACAACGCCATCCCGCCCGATCTTTCGCTGATGACCAAGGCGCGGAACGACGGGACGAACTACGTCGCTTCGCTGCTGATGGGTTACCGGAGTCAGCAGGGCTACAAGAACGAGGAAGGCAAGGAGCTGTTGAAGGAGTTCCCTGAAGCGAAGACGGGGCCGGGGCTTTACTTCAACCCCTACTTCCACAGCCTCAATCTCGCGATGGCGCCCCCGCTGACGACCGAGGGCCAGGTGACCTTCGACGATGGCACGCGCGCGACCATCCCGCAGATGTCGAAGGACGTCGCCGCCTTCCTCACCTGGACTGCGGAGCCCAATCTCGTGAAGCGCCGCCAGACCGGCTGGGCGGTGCTTGTGTTCCTGCTGTTCGCGACGGTGCTGGCCTATCTCTCCAAGGAACAGATCTGGTCGGCGGTGAAGCCCAAGAAGAAGCGCGACGCCTGA
- the ftsE gene encoding cell division ATP-binding protein FtsE, producing MTGAGGDIVRFDNVGLRYGTGAEILSDLSFTLHAGRFYFLTGASGAGKTTLLKLLYLAQRPSRGGIRMFGGDVITLPRERLPMLRRRLGVVFQDFRLVAHLSAFDNVALPLRLSGIAEAELRQPVADMLDWVGLGARADARPATLSGGEQQRVAIARAVIARPELLVADEPTGNVDPEMALKLLRLMEALGRLGTTVVVATHDVQLLRQVPDSLIMRLDRGRLADPTGALRYPPRQAEGAMP from the coding sequence ATGACCGGCGCGGGGGGCGATATTGTGCGGTTCGACAATGTCGGGCTGCGCTACGGCACCGGGGCGGAGATCCTGTCCGATCTCTCCTTCACGCTTCACGCCGGGCGGTTCTACTTTCTGACCGGCGCGAGCGGGGCGGGCAAGACCACGCTGCTGAAGTTGCTCTACCTCGCGCAGCGGCCGTCACGGGGGGGCATCCGCATGTTCGGCGGCGATGTCATCACCCTGCCGCGCGAGCGGTTGCCGATGCTGCGGCGGCGGCTTGGCGTCGTATTCCAGGACTTCCGCCTCGTGGCCCATCTCTCCGCCTTCGACAATGTCGCCTTGCCGCTGCGCCTGTCGGGCATTGCCGAAGCGGAATTACGCCAGCCGGTCGCCGATATGCTCGATTGGGTCGGGCTTGGCGCCAGGGCCGACGCGCGGCCTGCCACACTCTCGGGCGGAGAGCAGCAGCGCGTTGCTATCGCCCGGGCCGTGATCGCGCGGCCCGAGCTCTTGGTGGCCGACGAGCCCACCGGCAATGTCGATCCTGAGATGGCGCTGAAGCTGCTGCGGCTGATGGAAGCACTCGGCCGGCTCGGCACTACAGTGGTGGTGGCAACGCACGACGTGCAATTGCTGCGTCAGGTGCCGGATTCGCTTATCATGCGGCTCGATCGCGGGCGGCTTGCCGATCCCACAGGGGCGCTGCGCTACCCGCCCCGCCAAGCCGAGGGGGCCATGCCATGA
- the metX gene encoding homoserine O-acetyltransferase MetX, whose amino-acid sequence MALAHRALTLSNPLPLDGGGALERIDIAYETYGALAADKSNAILVCHALTGDQYVSGRHPLTGKPGWWARMVGPGRPIDTDRFYVICANVIGSCMGSTGPASPAADGAPLAMRFPVITIRDMTRAHIALLDALGIERLHGVVGGSMGGMQALSLAANWPDRAQRVLAIATTARHSAQNIAFHEVGRQAIMADPNWRDGAYYGGPPPAAGLAVARMAAHITYLSEDGLTAKFGRNLQDRAAKSFGFDADFQVESYLRYQGSGFTKRFDANSYLYITRAMDYYDLAEEAGGPLAEAFAGTRARFCVVSFDSDWLYPTVESRHLVHALNAAGAPVSFVELSGPHGHDSFLLDVPALDRVVAGFLA is encoded by the coding sequence ATGGCCCTCGCGCATCGCGCCCTGACCCTGTCCAACCCGCTCCCTCTCGACGGCGGCGGCGCGCTTGAGCGGATCGACATCGCCTACGAGACCTATGGCGCGCTGGCCGCGGACAAGAGCAATGCGATCCTCGTCTGCCATGCGCTGACCGGCGATCAATATGTCTCGGGCCGTCATCCCCTGACCGGCAAGCCCGGTTGGTGGGCGCGCATGGTGGGCCCGGGGCGTCCGATCGATACCGACCGTTTTTACGTCATCTGCGCCAATGTCATCGGGAGCTGCATGGGCTCGACCGGCCCCGCCAGCCCCGCCGCCGATGGCGCGCCGCTGGCGATGCGCTTCCCGGTCATCACCATCCGCGACATGACCCGCGCCCATATCGCGCTGCTCGATGCGCTGGGCATCGAACGGCTCCATGGCGTGGTCGGCGGGTCGATGGGCGGGATGCAGGCGCTGAGCCTCGCCGCCAACTGGCCGGACCGCGCCCAACGCGTTCTCGCCATAGCCACCACCGCGCGCCATTCGGCGCAGAACATCGCCTTTCACGAGGTCGGGCGGCAGGCGATCATGGCCGATCCCAACTGGCGCGACGGGGCCTATTACGGCGGCCCGCCCCCCGCCGCCGGGCTCGCGGTCGCTCGCATGGCGGCGCATATCACGTACCTCAGCGAAGACGGCCTCACCGCCAAGTTCGGCCGCAACCTTCAGGACCGGGCGGCCAAGAGCTTCGGCTTCGATGCCGATTTTCAGGTCGAAAGCTATCTGCGCTATCAAGGCAGCGGCTTCACCAAGCGGTTCGATGCCAACAGCTACCTCTATATCACCCGCGCGATGGACTATTACGACCTCGCCGAGGAAGCGGGCGGGCCGCTGGCCGAGGCTTTCGCTGGTACGCGGGCTCGGTTCTGCGTGGTGAGCTTCGACAGCGATTGGCTCTACCCGACTGTTGAGAGCCGCCACCTCGTTCATGCGCTCAACGCCGCGGGCGCGCCGGTCAGCTTCGTCGAGCTCTCCGGGCCGCACGGGCACGACAGCTTCCTGCTCGACGTGCCCGCGCTCGACCGGGTGGTCGCGGGCTTCCTCGCGTGA
- the metW gene encoding methionine biosynthesis protein MetW, translated as MNLRPDLATIAAHIAPGSRVLDIGCGDGALIASLRDEKGVDARGMEIDGCLVARCVARGLSVVQGDAERELTDYPDAAFDYAVLGLTLQTAQRPDLLLGELMRVGRTAFVSFPNFAHWRTRAALLWHGRMPVTRALPSSWYETRNIHHVTIADFEALVGERSLAIRRRWFFAGDRGLAGPGANWRAEIALYELSA; from the coding sequence GTGAATCTTCGGCCCGATCTTGCCACGATCGCGGCGCATATCGCGCCCGGCAGCCGCGTGCTCGACATCGGCTGCGGCGATGGTGCCCTCATCGCCTCCTTGCGTGACGAGAAAGGCGTCGATGCCCGCGGCATGGAGATAGATGGATGCCTGGTTGCCCGCTGCGTCGCGCGCGGCCTTAGCGTAGTCCAGGGCGATGCCGAGCGTGAGCTTACCGACTACCCCGATGCCGCTTTCGACTATGCCGTGCTCGGCCTGACGCTGCAGACCGCGCAGCGCCCCGATCTCCTGCTGGGCGAACTGATGCGGGTGGGCCGCACCGCCTTCGTCAGCTTTCCCAACTTCGCGCATTGGCGCACCCGCGCGGCGCTGCTGTGGCACGGGCGGATGCCGGTGACGCGCGCCCTGCCATCGAGCTGGTACGAGACGCGCAACATCCACCATGTCACCATCGCCGATTTCGAGGCGCTGGTGGGCGAGCGCAGCCTGGCAATCCGGCGGCGATGGTTCTTCGCTGGCGACCGCGGGCTCGCCGGCCCGGGCGCGAACTGGCGCGCCGAAATCGCGCTATACGAGTTGAGCGCTTAG
- a CDS encoding cell division protein FtsX gives MRRPPVFAGARGLAFSRKAGAEVLPRARLRGPMPWVIAIMVALSVLATGGALALANFAARAEAGLAGGLTVQIVEAEPAVRDARQRAVLRLLETDPDVAATAPVAPEKLATLVEPWLGDSARGAGLTMPALIEVRLAPAAGGDVLPRLSAALARVAPGARVDADAAWLGPVFDAIDALRWLAAALLVLLTLASAAAVWLAARNAFDVNRATIEIVHHLGASDAQIAALFQRWVLGGALLGGLIGLALGAGALALLGRRFAALQSGTLANGALAPGDWLLVAAVPAITALVALVTARGTVMARLRAML, from the coding sequence ATGAGGCGACCGCCGGTCTTCGCAGGTGCCCGGGGTCTCGCCTTCAGCCGGAAGGCAGGTGCCGAGGTGCTGCCGCGCGCGCGGCTGCGCGGCCCAATGCCGTGGGTCATCGCGATCATGGTGGCGCTGAGCGTGCTGGCGACGGGCGGAGCGCTCGCGCTCGCCAACTTCGCCGCCCGTGCCGAGGCGGGGCTGGCGGGCGGGCTGACGGTCCAGATCGTCGAGGCCGAGCCCGCGGTACGCGATGCGCGGCAGCGCGCGGTGCTGCGTCTGCTCGAAACCGATCCCGATGTCGCCGCCACCGCGCCGGTCGCCCCCGAGAAACTTGCTACCCTGGTCGAGCCTTGGCTCGGCGACAGCGCGCGCGGCGCCGGGCTCACGATGCCGGCGCTTATCGAGGTGCGCCTTGCCCCCGCGGCCGGCGGTGATGTGCTGCCCCGGCTGAGCGCCGCACTCGCCCGCGTCGCGCCCGGCGCGCGGGTCGATGCCGATGCGGCCTGGCTCGGCCCGGTGTTCGACGCGATCGACGCGCTGCGCTGGCTGGCGGCAGCGCTGCTCGTGCTGCTGACCCTGGCGAGCGCGGCGGCGGTCTGGCTCGCGGCGCGCAATGCTTTCGACGTCAACCGCGCCACCATCGAGATCGTGCACCATCTGGGTGCAAGCGACGCCCAGATCGCCGCACTCTTCCAGCGCTGGGTCCTGGGCGGCGCGCTCCTTGGCGGGCTCATCGGCCTGGCGCTCGGGGCGGGAGCCCTGGCGCTGCTCGGCCGGCGTTTCGCCGCGCTCCAATCCGGCACGCTCGCCAATGGCGCGCTGGCGCCCGGCGACTGGTTGCTGGTCGCCGCGGTGCCCGCCATAACCGCACTGGTCGCGCTGGTCACCGCGCGCGGGACGGTGATGGCGCGATTGAGAGCGATGCTGTGA
- the petA gene encoding ubiquinol-cytochrome c reductase iron-sulfur subunit — MADTATTANKDDAQHPDPTLDGHRRRDFLNVAAVSAAGVGGLAVLYPLITQMAPSRDVLAESSTELDVAAIEPGQAVKAVFRKQPLFVRRLTPAEVQAANAVPVSALRDPQTLAERTKEGHTDMLVTMGVCTHLGCVPLGAAEGEVKGEFGGYFCPCHGSHYDTAGRIRKGPAPTNLVVPEYEFTTDTKIVVG; from the coding sequence ATGGCAGACACCGCCACTACCGCCAATAAAGACGACGCGCAGCATCCCGATCCCACGCTCGACGGCCATCGCCGCCGCGATTTCCTCAACGTCGCCGCGGTCAGCGCCGCGGGCGTCGGCGGTCTGGCCGTGCTCTATCCGCTCATCACGCAGATGGCGCCGTCGCGCGACGTGCTGGCCGAAAGCTCGACCGAGCTTGATGTGGCGGCGATCGAGCCTGGGCAGGCGGTCAAGGCGGTGTTCCGCAAGCAGCCGCTGTTCGTGCGCCGGCTCACCCCGGCCGAAGTCCAGGCGGCCAATGCGGTCCCGGTAAGCGCGCTGCGCGATCCGCAGACGCTGGCCGAGCGGACCAAGGAAGGCCATACCGACATGCTGGTGACGATGGGGGTCTGCACCCATCTCGGCTGCGTGCCGCTGGGTGCTGCTGAAGGCGAAGTGAAGGGCGAGTTCGGCGGTTATTTCTGCCCCTGCCACGGCTCACACTACGACACCGCGGGCCGCATCCGCAAAGGCCCTGCCCCCACCAATCTGGTGGTTCCGGAATACGAATTCACCACCGACACCAAGATCGTGGTCGGCTAG
- a CDS encoding adenine phosphoribosyltransferase, whose protein sequence is MTPAALAALVRTVPGFPAPGVQFRDITTLIAHGEGFAATVAWLAERARGCGAGAIAGMEARGFIFGAAVAAQLGLGFLPLRKPGKLPVPAIGADYSLEYGTDRLEMDPGAVTSGQRVVIVDDLIATGGTACAAAALLRLAGAEAAHALFVIDLPDLGGMRALARVGVTAEALMEFPGH, encoded by the coding sequence ATGACCCCCGCTGCGCTCGCCGCGCTGGTCCGCACGGTGCCCGGTTTCCCCGCCCCGGGCGTCCAGTTCCGCGACATCACCACGCTGATAGCGCATGGCGAAGGTTTCGCCGCCACCGTCGCCTGGCTCGCCGAACGGGCGCGTGGCTGCGGTGCCGGAGCGATCGCAGGGATGGAGGCACGCGGCTTCATATTCGGCGCAGCAGTCGCGGCGCAGCTCGGCCTTGGCTTCCTGCCCCTGCGCAAGCCGGGCAAGCTCCCCGTCCCCGCCATCGGCGCGGATTATTCGCTCGAATACGGCACCGACCGGCTTGAAATGGACCCGGGGGCGGTCACTTCTGGACAGCGCGTCGTTATCGTTGACGACCTTATCGCGACCGGCGGGACGGCCTGCGCCGCCGCAGCGCTCTTGCGCCTGGCCGGGGCGGAGGCAGCCCATGCGTTGTTCGTGATCGACCTCCCGGACCTGGGCGGAATGCGAGCGCTGGCGAGGGTAGGAGTTACCGCTGAGGCCCTGATGGAATTTCCCGGGCACTAG
- a CDS encoding pyridoxal phosphate-dependent aminotransferase — MAGPSLKPWIAAIRPYAPGASEGADGAPLVKLSANENPYGCSPVALEALAAARNPADYPDPDARALRAAIGTAHGIDPARIVCGAGSGELLQCAVQAFAGPGDEVVFPRYSFSLYPLLAMKVGAQGVHAEPRDYAASAETLLAAVTPRTRVVLVDNPNNPVGSRLSALEIARLHAGLPGHVLLVIDHAYAEYAGADDGGLALAARHDNVLVTRTFSKVFGLAGERVGWATGAPGLIGGINRLRGAFNVSAGGQRAALAALGDTEFISASAQRNAAVRRDFEAAVARLGNHGLRAIPSSANFVLVLFEGALTAEAARAALEAAGYAVRHLPGQGLGHALRITMGTEAQMAEVAAVLAQAASGSAR, encoded by the coding sequence ATGGCGGGACCCTCTCTCAAGCCCTGGATCGCCGCGATCCGCCCCTATGCCCCTGGGGCCTCGGAGGGGGCGGATGGTGCGCCGCTGGTCAAGCTGTCGGCGAACGAGAACCCCTATGGCTGCAGCCCGGTGGCGTTGGAGGCGCTGGCAGCGGCGCGCAATCCGGCCGACTACCCCGATCCGGATGCGCGGGCCCTGCGCGCCGCAATCGGAACCGCGCATGGCATCGATCCCGCGCGGATCGTGTGCGGTGCGGGATCGGGCGAGCTTCTGCAGTGCGCGGTGCAGGCCTTCGCCGGGCCGGGGGACGAAGTCGTGTTCCCGCGCTACTCCTTCTCGCTCTATCCACTGCTGGCGATGAAGGTCGGGGCGCAGGGCGTTCACGCCGAACCGCGCGACTATGCCGCTTCGGCCGAAACGCTGCTTGCCGCGGTCACGCCGCGCACCCGGGTCGTGCTGGTGGACAACCCCAACAACCCGGTCGGCAGCCGGCTGAGCGCGCTGGAGATCGCCCGATTGCACGCCGGGCTGCCGGGCCATGTCTTGCTCGTAATCGACCACGCTTATGCCGAATATGCGGGCGCGGACGATGGCGGGCTGGCACTGGCGGCGCGGCACGACAACGTGCTGGTGACGCGGACCTTCTCGAAAGTCTTCGGTCTCGCCGGCGAGCGAGTCGGCTGGGCGACAGGCGCGCCGGGGCTGATCGGCGGCATCAACCGGCTGCGCGGAGCCTTCAATGTCAGCGCGGGCGGGCAGCGGGCGGCATTGGCGGCGCTTGGCGACACCGAATTCATAAGCGCCTCCGCGCAGCGCAACGCGGCGGTGCGGCGCGACTTCGAAGCGGCGGTCGCAAGGCTAGGCAATCATGGCCTGCGCGCGATACCCAGCAGCGCGAACTTCGTGCTGGTGCTGTTCGAAGGCGCGCTGACCGCCGAAGCGGCGCGGGCGGCGCTGGAGGCGGCGGGCTACGCGGTGCGCCACCTGCCGGGCCAGGGCCTCGGCCACGCGCTTCGCATCACCATGGGGACCGAGGCGCAGATGGCGGAGGTTGCGGCAGTCCTGGCCCAGGCAGCTAGCGGTTCAGCGCGTTGA
- a CDS encoding zinc-ribbon domain-containing protein, with translation MIIACPACATRYVVPDSAIGVEGRTVRCAKCKHSWFQDGPELAEPIAAAYGAPIREAPPAPRPTPAPAPAPAQPLEGGTQPPVSPAWVEETEGAGAPATDDVPEADAAPEATPPLGWSARASAPQPVEEYDEASQFDHAPPFRPRRNWLRWLTWGAGIFAALALAAVVAMATLGTPSWFPVERPLFGADPGLKVEFPPQEQERRRLPNGAEFFGARVVVTNETRETKRVPPLLIVLRDARRRVVYSWELIPPQRELAPGEAMTINEAMTDVPRSAYYADIGWAPR, from the coding sequence ATGATCATCGCCTGTCCCGCGTGCGCCACGCGCTATGTCGTGCCCGACAGCGCGATCGGCGTCGAAGGGCGCACGGTGCGCTGTGCCAAATGCAAGCACAGCTGGTTCCAGGACGGTCCCGAACTGGCCGAACCGATCGCCGCGGCCTATGGCGCCCCGATCCGAGAAGCGCCTCCCGCGCCCCGCCCCACCCCCGCGCCTGCGCCCGCCCCGGCGCAACCCCTGGAGGGGGGCACGCAGCCGCCGGTTTCGCCAGCCTGGGTAGAGGAAACCGAAGGGGCGGGTGCACCCGCGACGGATGATGTTCCCGAGGCCGACGCTGCCCCCGAAGCTACGCCGCCGCTCGGATGGTCCGCCCGGGCCTCTGCCCCGCAGCCGGTGGAGGAATACGACGAGGCTTCGCAATTCGACCATGCACCGCCGTTCCGCCCGCGCCGAAATTGGCTGCGCTGGCTGACCTGGGGGGCGGGGATCTTCGCGGCGCTGGCGTTGGCCGCAGTGGTGGCGATGGCCACTCTCGGCACGCCGTCCTGGTTCCCGGTCGAACGGCCGCTGTTCGGGGCCGATCCTGGCCTCAAGGTCGAATTCCCGCCGCAGGAGCAGGAGCGCCGGCGGCTGCCCAATGGCGCGGAATTCTTCGGCGCCCGCGTGGTGGTGACCAACGAAACGCGCGAGACCAAGCGTGTCCCCCCGCTCCTCATCGTGCTGCGCGACGCGCGGCGGCGCGTGGTCTACAGCTGGGAGTTGATCCCCCCTCAGCGCGAACTCGCGCCTGGCGAAGCGATGACGATCAACGAGGCGATGACCGACGTACCGCGCTCTGCCTATTACGCCGATATAGGCTGGGCGCCGCGCTGA
- a CDS encoding lysophospholipid acyltransferase family protein, which yields MILLRNLAFYLAFYGGSIFVTAAAFATRNRDQRVFRACVHAWSRMHRWCARVLLGAPVRVEGAAPNEAVLYAVKHESFFEAIDTLTQFHLPAVLAKAELFRIPGWGKAARAYGLIEVDREAGAKALMAMMREAKAAIAAGRPLVIFPEGTRVPHGETRTLQAGFAGLYKVLGLPVIPVAVDSGPTYHRWLKRSRPITYRFAEAIPPGLPREAIEARVTEAINALNR from the coding sequence ATGATCTTGCTGCGCAACCTTGCCTTCTACCTTGCCTTCTACGGCGGTTCGATCTTCGTGACTGCGGCCGCCTTTGCCACCCGCAACCGCGATCAGCGTGTCTTCCGCGCCTGCGTCCACGCCTGGAGCCGGATGCACCGCTGGTGCGCCCGCGTCCTCCTCGGCGCGCCGGTGCGGGTGGAGGGTGCGGCCCCAAACGAAGCGGTGCTCTACGCGGTCAAGCACGAAAGTTTCTTCGAGGCGATCGACACGCTCACTCAATTTCACCTGCCGGCGGTGCTCGCCAAGGCCGAGCTGTTCCGCATTCCCGGCTGGGGCAAGGCGGCGCGCGCTTACGGCCTCATCGAGGTGGACCGGGAGGCGGGGGCGAAGGCGCTGATGGCGATGATGCGCGAGGCCAAGGCAGCCATTGCCGCGGGCCGCCCGCTGGTGATCTTTCCGGAAGGAACGCGTGTCCCGCATGGCGAAACGCGCACCCTCCAGGCGGGCTTCGCAGGGCTCTACAAGGTGCTCGGCCTACCGGTGATTCCGGTCGCAGTAGACAGCGGGCCGACTTATCATCGCTGGCTGAAGCGCTCCCGGCCGATCACCTATCGCTTCGCCGAAGCGATCCCGCCGGGCCTGCCGCGCGAAGCGATCGAGGCGCGGGTGACCGAAGCGATCAACGCGCTGAACCGCTAG
- a CDS encoding cytochrome b: protein MSFPWAREYQPSNGLTRFLDEKLPLPRLVYNAVGAGYPVPRNLSYFWNFGVLAGFFLVVQIITGVILAMHYAANAQVAFAGVEHIMRDVNWGWMLRYAHANGASFFFIVVYIHIFRGLFYSSYKAPREMIWLLGVTIFLLMMATAFMGYVLPWGQMSFWGAKVITGLFGAIPLIGEPVQVWLLGGYAPDNAALNRFFSLHFLLPFVIAGVVILHIWALHIPGSSNPTGIEVKSESDTVPFHPYYTAKDGFGLGVALLAYSALVFFAPNALGHPDNYIEANPLSTPAHIVPEWYFWPFYAILRAFTADFLFFPAKLLGVIAMFSSILVWFFLPWLDRSPVRSGHYRPLFRKFFWFGLIPAMIVLFWAGGAPAEEPYVMLSQVATAYYFLHFLVILPFVSAIERPEPLPTSITAAVLGSDKEIVKGENAEPVGV from the coding sequence ATGAGTTTTCCCTGGGCGCGCGAGTACCAGCCCTCGAACGGGCTGACCCGCTTCCTCGACGAGAAGCTGCCCCTGCCGCGGCTTGTCTATAACGCGGTAGGCGCTGGCTATCCGGTGCCGCGCAATCTCAGCTATTTCTGGAATTTCGGCGTGCTCGCCGGGTTCTTCCTGGTGGTGCAGATCATCACCGGCGTAATCCTGGCGATGCACTACGCAGCCAATGCGCAGGTCGCGTTCGCCGGGGTTGAGCACATCATGCGCGACGTCAACTGGGGCTGGATGCTGCGCTACGCCCACGCCAACGGGGCGAGCTTCTTCTTCATCGTCGTCTACATCCACATCTTCCGCGGGCTGTTTTACAGCTCCTACAAGGCCCCGCGCGAGATGATCTGGCTGCTGGGCGTGACCATCTTCCTGCTGATGATGGCGACTGCCTTCATGGGCTATGTCCTCCCCTGGGGGCAGATGAGCTTCTGGGGCGCCAAGGTCATCACCGGGCTGTTCGGCGCGATCCCGCTCATCGGCGAGCCGGTCCAGGTATGGCTGCTCGGCGGCTATGCGCCCGACAATGCCGCGCTCAATCGCTTCTTCAGTCTGCATTTTCTGCTGCCCTTCGTGATCGCGGGGGTCGTCATCCTGCACATCTGGGCGCTGCACATCCCGGGCTCTTCCAACCCCACCGGGATCGAGGTGAAGAGCGAAAGCGACACGGTGCCTTTCCATCCCTATTACACCGCCAAGGACGGGTTCGGCCTCGGCGTCGCGCTGCTTGCCTATAGCGCGCTCGTCTTTTTCGCGCCCAACGCGCTCGGCCACCCGGACAATTATATCGAGGCGAACCCGCTTTCGACGCCGGCGCATATCGTGCCCGAATGGTATTTCTGGCCGTTCTACGCGATCCTGCGCGCCTTCACCGCGGACTTTTTGTTCTTCCCGGCGAAGCTGCTGGGCGTGATCGCCATGTTCTCTTCGATCCTGGTGTGGTTCTTCCTGCCCTGGCTCGACCGCAGCCCGGTGCGCAGCGGCCACTACCGCCCGCTGTTCCGCAAGTTCTTCTGGTTCGGTCTCATCCCCGCGATGATCGTGCTGTTCTGGGCCGGCGGTGCGCCCGCGGAAGAGCCTTATGTGATGCTCAGCCAGGTGGCGACCGCCTATTACTTCCTGCATTTCCTCGTGATCCTGCCGTTCGTCAGCGCGATCGAGCGGCCCGAGCCGCTGCCGACCTCGATCACCGCGGCCGTGCTTGGATCGGACAAGGAAATCGTGAAGGGCGAGAACGCCGAGCCGGTGGGCGTCTGA
- a CDS encoding YdcF family protein, producing MIARLAGFIALFYAIGFLLFAVTLPTPVGHLRTDAVLVPTGGPGRIARGLEVLRDGDARRMFVSGVDREVTANEFASEFGVRSREMRCCVTLGYLAVDTRSNAGEAAQWMQTNDVRTVRLVTTDWHMRRAAAELRNSLPATVRVIEDAVPSNPALGQLFLEYNKLLAAVATRGWWDGGP from the coding sequence GTGATTGCGCGCCTCGCCGGCTTCATCGCCCTGTTCTACGCCATTGGTTTCCTGCTTTTCGCGGTGACCCTCCCCACGCCGGTCGGCCACCTGCGAACCGATGCGGTGCTGGTGCCCACCGGCGGGCCGGGCCGGATCGCGCGCGGGCTCGAGGTGTTGCGAGACGGGGATGCACGCCGCATGTTCGTTTCCGGCGTCGACCGCGAGGTGACGGCGAACGAGTTCGCGAGCGAGTTCGGAGTCCGCAGCCGCGAGATGCGCTGCTGCGTCACGCTCGGCTATCTCGCGGTCGATACGCGCAGCAACGCGGGCGAGGCGGCGCAGTGGATGCAGACGAACGATGTGCGCACCGTCCGCCTCGTCACCACCGATTGGCACATGCGCCGCGCCGCGGCGGAGCTGCGCAACTCCCTCCCCGCCACGGTCCGGGTGATCGAGGATGCGGTGCCGTCGAACCCGGCGCTTGGGCAATTGTTCCTTGAATACAACAAGCTTCTGGCGGCGGTCGCAACGCGAGGCTGGTGGGACGGCGGGCCATGA